One Mytilus trossulus isolate FHL-02 chromosome 5, PNRI_Mtr1.1.1.hap1, whole genome shotgun sequence DNA segment encodes these proteins:
- the LOC134718737 gene encoding uncharacterized PE-PGRS family protein PE_PGRS54-like: MRIGIISSCSIASLLLFTAWIDIAESLFNNALNVPKPQYIERKIRIPLRGYRINNSRKTNIVSANIANIDSTIGSQTNSQFNPSVGKSLPTYRKVSYPSNNILQLLREAQKNGNTIRSKGGRYLVPILQSKLHSTVQQHTNIFGLPKELQSLQQLPIIHIREINAPSIIRSKVPKIHHTVVLAKNANVLSHIGKQHNGPAYTQNSQGVKPIGQGNRPASGGNKPGNQGSNPVQGAQNKPAQGSPKSLQNFVKDVMVNSGNTLQVNKDTGNTKVNSTIHKTDVKNNINNIHITNYYSGAGNATSQGGAKPLGRRRQPNAQGHLPQSQQPGGGHGHGQQPGGGHGHGQQPGGGHGHGQQPGGGHGHGQQPGGGHGHGQQPGGGQGQGQQPGGGHGQYPGGGHGQQPGGGHGQQPGAGHGQQPGQRNPQTTASPGTQIHLNVVNNMPVSNAVSNKNHRAEFSPSSVGMNPKFATGFHGTNNGHKNNASQNPGPITLGAGSNSQGPKPGMRQPGGNPAYPGGALPLGRSRPGQGGALPMGRNRPGQGGALPMGRNRPGQGGNPGMGYQPGGNPMYPGGALPSGRNRPGMGGSPFLGGTLPGSMNPPGLASRYPGSPLPNRRNRGPQQGNQPRSMPYPFNGQMFRNTPSQTNAAPGPGPQGNPMGGQPGMPGGGHGQQPGGGHGQQPGGGHGQQPGGGHGQQPGGGHGQQPGGGHGQQPGGGHGQQPGGGHGQQPGGGHGQQPGGGHGQQPSGGHGQQPGGHGQQPGGHGQQPGGGHGQQPGGGHGQQPGGGHGQQPGGGHGQQPGGGHGQQPGGGHGQQPGGGHGQQPRGGHGQQPGGGHGQQPGGGHGQQPGGGQGQQPGGGHGPQPGGGHGQQPGGGHGQQPGQGPSYRPANQGQQPQGNPPPPAVTIHIHNSGNQPGGQQRQPGGGPGQQPGGGQGQQPGGNPAYQGGALPIGRNRPGQGGQQPGGGQGQHPGGGHGPQPGGGHGQQPGGGHGQQPGGGHGQQPGAGHGQQPGGGHGQQPGGGHGQQPGGGRGPQPGGGHGQPGGGHGPQRGGGHGQQPGGGHGQQPGGGHSQQPGGGHGQQPGGGHGQQLGGGHGQQPGGGHGQQPGGGHGQQPGGGHGQQPGGGHGQQPGGGHGQHPGGGHGQQPSFNPAYPGQGGAMPGGGQGGTMPGGGHGQPGVGHGQPGGGHRQPGGGPGQQPGGGQGQQPGGGHGPQPGGGHGQQPGGNPVYPGGALPMGRNIPGQGGAMPGGGQGQQPGGGPGQQPGGGPGQQPGGAQPKPPNGNVLIHLTINSVGSGPKPGGPGAAPGGQGAVLPGSRTRQPGGHGAALPGGQMGHGPGMGGQGHGGQQPGMGGQGHGGQQPGAGGHGHGGQQPGMGGQGLGGQQPGAGGHGHGGHQPGMGGQGHGGQQPGMGGQGHGGQQPGMGGPGHGGQQPGAGGHGHVGQQPGIGGQGHGGQQPGMGGQGHGGQQPGMGGQGHGGQQPGIGGQGHGGQQPGAGGPGHGGQQPGMGGQGHGGQQPGIGGQGHGGQQPGAGGPGHGGQQPGMGGQGHGGQQPGMGGQGHGGQQPGMGGHGHGGQHPGMGGQGHGGPQPGMGGQGHGGQQPGVGGQGHGGQQPGMAGQGHAGQQPGLGGQGGQQPGRGGQGHGAGQPGQQGPGGHGTPTGLGSFLSQGNMSPGQGFQLLGVSNPNTQGIPPPPPNAPTNTQQLLNNLKISHRQLLDLMQRNPGGPSQHGMGNAAQQTPGHMVKWNPPTGGRI; encoded by the exons ATGAGGATTGGGATTATTTCGTCATGTTCGATAGCAAGCTTGTTATTGTTTACAGCTTGGATCGATATAGCAGAATCTCTATTCAATAATGCTTTA AATGTGCCAAAACCACAATACATTGAACGAAAAATCCGAATACCATTGCGTGGATATAGAATAAACAACAGCAGAAAAACTAATATAGTCAGTGCTAATATAGCTAATATTGACTCTACCATAGGATCACAAACTAACTCACAGTTTAATCCGTCCGTTGGTAAATCTCTTCCTACTTACAGGAAGGTATCTTATCCTAGCAATAATATTCTACAGCTTCTTAGAGAGGCACAAAAGAATGGTAATACAATAAGATCAAAAGGAGGCCGATATCTAGTTCCAATTCTTCAATCAAAATTACATTCTACTGTTCAACAACATACTAATATTTTCGGACTACCTAAAGAGTTACAAAGTTTACAACAATTGCCGATAATTCATATACGTGAAATCAACGCTCCGTCTATAATTAGATCAAAGGTGCCGAAAATTCACCATACTGTTGTATTagcaaaaaatgcaaatgtcCTGTCTCATATAGGAAAACAGCATAATGGTCCAGCATACACTCAAAATTCTCAAGGAGTTAAGCCGATTGGGCAAGGCAATCGACCAGCAAGTGGTGGAAACAAACCAGGTAACCAAGGTAGTAACCCTGTGCAAGGAGCTCAAAATAAACCGGCACAAGGATCACCCAAAAGCTTGCAGAATTTTGTGAAAGATGTTATGGTTAACAGTGGCAATACATTACAAGTTAACAAAGATACAGGCAACACAAAAGTTAATAGTACAATACATAAAACagatgttaaaaataatattaacaacATTCATATTACGAACTATTACTCTGGCGCAGGTAATGCAACTTCGCAAGGTGGTGCTAAACCTTTAGGCCGAAGAAGACAACCAAATGCGCAAGGACATCTACCTCAAAGTCAGCAGCCTGGAGGTGGACACGGACATGGACAACAGCCTGGTGGCGGACACGGACATGGGCAACAGCCTGGTGGCGGACACGGACATGGGCAACAACCAGGTGGTGGACACGGACATGGACAACAGCCTGGTGGCGGACACGGACATGGACAACAACCTGGTGGTGGACAGGGACAAGGGCAGCAACCTGGTGGTGGACATGGACAATATCCTGGTGGAGGTCATGGCCAACAACCTGGTGGTGGACATGGGCAGCAGCCTGGTGCTGGACACGGACAACAACCCGGTCAGCGTAACCCCCAAACTACAGCGTCTCCCGGAACCCAAATTCATCTAAATGTAGTGAATAACATGCCGGTGAGCAATGCAGTATCGAATAAAAATCATCGAGCAGAGTTTAGTCCGTCTAGTGTTGGTATGAACCCCAAATTTGCCACTGGTTTCCATGGTACAAATAATGGTCACAAAAACAATGCTTCTCAGAATCCTGGACCTATAACACTTGGAGCAGGGAGCAACAGTCAAGGACCTAAACCAGGAATGAGACAGCCAGGTGGTAATCCGGCATATCCAGGAGGTGCACTGCCTCTTGGACGAAGCCGACCAGGACAAGGAGGTGCACTTCCAATGGGAAGAAACCGACCAGGACAGGGAGGTGCACTGCCAATGGGACGAAACCGACCAGGACAGGGAGGAAACCCAGGAATGGGATATCAGCCTGGTGGTAACCCAATGTATCCAGGAGGTGCTCTGCCTAGTGGAAGAAATCGACCAGGAATGGGTGGTTCTCCCTTTTTGGGAGGTACTCTACCTGGTAGTATGAACCCACCAGGCCTTGCTTCTAGGTATCCGGGAAGTCCACTTCCGAACAGAAGAAATCGTGGACCTCAACAAGGTAACCAGCCTAGAAGCATGCCATATCCATTTAACGGACAAATGTTTAGAAATACACCATCACAAACAAATGCTGCACCAGGGCCTGGTCCTCAAGGGAACCCTATGGGAGGTCAACCAGGAATGCCTGGAGGTGGACATGGACAGCAGCCAGGAGGAGGACATGGACAACAACCTGGAGGTGGACATGGACAGCAACCTGGTGGCGGACATGGACAGCAGCCTGGAGGAGGACATGGGCAACAACCTGGTGGTGGACATGGTCAGCAACCTGGTGGCGGACATGGACAGCAGCCTGGAGGAGGACATGGGCAACAACCTGGTGGTGGGCATGGTCAGCAACCTGGTGGTGGACATGGACAACAGCCCAGTGGAGGACATGGACAACAACCTGGAGGACATGGACAACAACCTGGAGGACATGGACAACAGCCTGGAGGAGGACATGGACAACAACCTGGAGGTGGACATGGACAGCAGCCTGGAGGAGGACATGGGCAACAACCAGGTGGTGGACATGGACAGCAGCCTGGAGGTGGACACGGACAGCAACCTGGAGGAGGACATGGGCAACAACCTGGTGGTGGACATGGTCAACAGCCTAGAGGTGGTCATGGACAGCAACCTGGAGGAGGACATGGGCAACAACCTGGTGGTGGACATGGACAACAGCCTGGAGGTGGACAAGGACAGCAACCTGGTGGTGGACACGGACCACAACCTGGCGGTGGACACGGACAACAGCCTGGTGGTGGACACGGACAACAACCTGGACAGGGACCATCTTATCGTCCTGCTAACCAAGGACAGCAACCACAAGGTAATCCTCCACCACCAGCAGTTACTATTCATATCCATAACAGCGGTAATCAACCAGGAGGACAACAAAGACAACCCGGGGGTGGACCTGGGCAGCAACCTGGTGGTGGACAGGGTCAACAACCAGGTGGAAATCCAGCATATCAAGGAGGTGCATTGCCTATTGGAAGAAACCGACCAGGACAGGGAGGTCAACAACCTGGTGGCGGACAAGGACAACATCCTGGTGGTGGACACGGACCTCAACCTGGTGGTGGACACGGACAACAACCTGGTGGTGGACACGGTCAACAACCTGGTGGCGGACACGGACAACAACCGGGTGCTGGACATGGTCAACAACCTGGTGGTGGACACGGTCAGCAACCTGGTGGTGGACATGGACAACAACCTGGCGGTGGACGCGGACCACAACCTGGTGGTGGACACGGACAACCTGGCGGTGGACACGGACCACAACGTGGCGGTGGACACGGTCAACAGCCTGGTGGTGGACACGGACAACAACCTGGCGGTGGACATAGTCAGCAACCAGGCGGTGGACACGGACAACAACCTGGTGGTGGACACGGACAACAACTTGGTGGTGGTCATGGACAACAGCCTGGTGGTGGACACGGACAACAACCTGGTGGTGGTCATGGACAACAGCCTGGTGGAGGACATGGACAACAACCCGGTGGTGGACACGGACAGCAACCTGGTGGCGGACATGGACAGCATCCTGGTGGCGGACATGGGCAACAACCTAGTTTCAATCCGGCATATCCAGGGCAGGGTGGTGCAATGCCTGGTGGTGGACAGGGAGGTACAATGCCTGGTGGTGGACATGGACAACCTGGTGTTGGACATGGGCAACCTGGTGGTGGACATAGACAACCTGGTGGTGGACCTGGACAACAGCCCGGTGGAGGACAAGGACAGCAGCCCGGAGGGGGACATGGACCACAACCTGGTGGTGGACACGGGCAACAGCCTGGTGGAAATCCGGTATATCCAGGAGGTGCACTCCCTATGGGAAGAAACATACCAGGACAGGGAGGTGCAATGCCTGGTGGTGGACAAGGACAACAACCTGGAGGCGGACCAGGGCAACAACCTGGTGGTGGTCCTGGACAACAGCCTGGTGGAGCTCAACCAAAACCCCCAAATGGAAACGTACTTATACATTTAACTATTAATTCTGTTGGAAGTGGCCCAAAACCCGGTGGTCCGGGAGCTGCCCCAGGAGGCCAAGGAGCTGTTTTACCAGGAAGTAGAACAAGACAACCTGGTGGTCATGGCGCTGCATTACCAGGAGGTCAAATGGGACACGGACCAGGTATGGGAGGACAAGGACATGGTGGTCAACAACCAGGTATGGGAGGTCAAGGACATGGTGGTCAACAACCAGGCGCAGGAGGGCATGGGCACGGTGGTCAACAACCAGGTATGGGAGGTCAAGGACTTGGTGGTCAACAACCAGGTGCGGGAGGACATGGACACGGTGGTCATCAACCAGGAATGGGAGGTCAAGGACATGGTGGTCAACAACCAGGTATGGGAGGTCAAGGACATGGTGGTCAACAACCAGGTATGGGAGGTCCAGGACACGGTGGTCAACAACCAGGTGCTGGAGGACATGGACATGTTGGTCAACAACCAGGTATTGGAGGTCAAGGACATGGTGGTCAACAACCAGGTATGGGAGGTCAAGGACATGGTGGTCAACAACCAGGAATGGGAGGTCAAGGACATGGTGGTCAACAACCAGGAATTGGAGGTCAAGGACACGGTGGTCAACAACCAGGTGCTGGAGGACCAGGACATGGTGGTCAACAACCAGGTATGGGAGGTCAAGGACATGGTGGTCAACAACCAGGAATTGGAGGTCAAGGACACGGTGGTCAACAACCAGGTGCTGGAGGACCGGGACATGGTGGTCAACAACCAGGTATGGGAGGTCAAGGTCATGGTGGTCAACAACCAGGAATGGGAGGTCAAGGACATGGTGGTCAACAACCAGGTATGGGAGGTCATGGACACGGTGGTCAACATCCTGGTATGGGAGGTCAAGGTCATGGAGGTCCTCAACCAGGTATGGGAGGTCAAGGACATGGTGGTCAACAGCCGGGTGTCGGAGGCCAAGGACATGGAGGTCAACAACCTGGTATGGCCGGTCAAGGACACGCTGGTCAACAACCAGGTTTAGGAGGTCAAGGTGGTCAACAACCTGGGCGTGGAGGCCAAGGACACGGAGCAGGTCAACCTGGACAGCAGGGTCCCGGTGGTCATGGAACACCCACAGGACTTGGTTCATTCCTTTCACAAGGAAACATGTCTCCTGGACAAGGATTTCAGTTATTGGGCGTGTCCAATCCAAACACTCAGGGAATACCGCCACCTCCTCCAAATGCACCTACCAACACTCAACAAttgtt